A window from Danio aesculapii chromosome 6, fDanAes4.1, whole genome shotgun sequence encodes these proteins:
- the rereb gene encoding arginine-glutamic acid dipeptide repeats protein isoform X2 has product MDDLFSPRRQLNSTQGEIRVGPSHQAKLPELQPPPAHSTESVTENEDLVWAPGVNDCDLLMYLRAARSMAAFAGMCDGGSTEDGCLAASRDDTTLNALNTLHESQYDAAKALQCLVKKPVPKLIEKCWSEDEVKRFIKGLRQYGKNFFKIRKDLLPSKKTGELITFYYYWKKTPEAVAARPHRQQRRQPVSRKVKTRNATAAANATSRTSSMELSSASEDDLDSEDSEQGGKRQACSHCLSTNSKDWHHGGRDNVLLCSSCHSHFSKHRRLPPVPKPADPPYLFKPVKEEEEESRHGMKTRRSRVPPHMASLRSGRNRPTGSPERGISPPSEDVRPNGQSSRASSTTMTTRASSSDIKNGVAGKTNKKMKVEASVVKGVKRQRESAAPDADEPERKNMKRPKNQEGPDSPSEGEGEGESSDSRSANEDGSSDTKDIDQDNRSSSPSLASPLQANESDSDSPAPPPASGPTTQTQPQPQQPAAAPTTHTPSESPPSPQPTLPTFSSAPSPGVPATSVTSKAPSIETTQDVPSPTPFRSGPRAPDAPVSYSNSSSQQVQCPGQGQSFPVPAHYQHNSGQLQNPSSGANQPPGYTSRPLHLQRESPLPPLPATATSQIKPPPTTPIPPSHKQPPHLSAPPPHFLQIHPNLPPPPALKPLASLPSQHLPSSQPPPLHVIPQNNPAPPSVLTQAQSQQVKSHSSAPPPAAASSHPPLPPNRPAPESTASYPLYTSPISVPAHQPSTSSSANTPVGQAIIKEEPVDEEEECDSPPPPRRSPSPAPTVVDIPSHASQSARFIKHLNRGYNSCSRTDLYFTPLASSKLAKKREEAAERSRREAELSARQGRERERERERERERERERERERERDSDKASRASSSSHDGRISEHILAAHVQQGRPSFEPPPPTTVAAVPPYLGPDTPALRTLSEYARPHVMSPTNRNHPFFMPLGPGEHLLAYHMPGLYAADPALRERELRELREREIRERMKPGFEVKPPELENPLHPSANPMEHFARHGALPLPHVAGPHHFAQFHPAMERNVAAPPRPEISYAERLTAERLHAERMASVAAGDPVARLQMLNVTPHHHQHSHIHSHLHLHQQDPLNQGQGPHPLVDPLAAGPPLARFPYPPGAITNPLLRAPFPRELPGPLAPMSAAHQLQAMQAQSAELQRLALEQQWLHGHAHLHSAPLPSQEDYYSRLKKEGDKQS; this is encoded by the exons GCCAAGCTCCCAGAATTACAGCCGCCTCCTGCTCACAGTACAGAGTCGGTCACAGAAAATGAGGATCTGGTTTGGGCACCTGGGGTCAATGACTGTGACCTTCTCATGTATCTGCGGGCTGCCAG GAGCATGGCGGCTTTTGCAGGGATGTGTGATGGAGGTTCAACAGAAGATGGTTGTCTAGCAGCTTCACGAGATGATACCACTTTGAATGCTTTAAATACG CTTCATGAAAGCCAATACGACGCAGCCAAAGCACTGCAGTGCCTGGTGAAGAAACCTGTTCCAAAGCTTATTGAGAAATGCTGGTCTGAAGATGAAGTG AAACGGTTTATCAAAGGACTCAGACAGTACGGCAAAAACTTCTTCAAGATTCGTAAGGATCTACTGCCTAGTAAGAAAACG GGTGAGCTGATCACATTTTACTACTACTGGAAGAAAACTCCAGAAGCTGTGGCGGCACGACCTCACCGTCAGCAAAGAAGACAGCCAGTGTCTCGCAAAGTGAAAACTCGCAATGCAACAGCTGCAGCCAATGCAACATCTCGCACTTCTTCCA TGGAGCTCAGTTCGGCCAGTGAAGATGATCTGGACAGTGAGGATAGTGAGCAGGGTGGCAAACGTCAAGCTTGCAGTCACTGTCTATCCACTA ACTCCAAAGACTGGCATCATGGAGGAAGAGATAATGTCTTGCTGTGCTCTAGCTGTCACTCTCACTTCAGCAAACATCGGCGTCTGCCACCTGTTCCCAAACCAGCAGACCCACCCTATCTCTTCAAACCCGTcaaagaagaggaagaggaaagcAGGCATGGCATGAAGACCCGCCGCAGCCGCGTGCCCCCACAT ATGGCATCTCTTCGAAGCGGGCGCAACAGGCCGACCGGAAGTCCCGAGAGGGGCATTTCTCCGCCCTCTGAGGATGTGCGGCCTAATGGTCAGTCCTCTAGAGCCAGTTCCACTACAATGACAACCAGGGCGTCCAGCTCGGATATCAAGAATGGAGTTGCTGGCAAGACCAACAAG aagatGAAAGTAGAGGCATCTGTAGTAAAGGGTGTGAAAAGACAGAGAGAGTCAGCTGCTCCAGATGCTGACGAACCTGAGAGGAAAAACATGAAACGACCAAAGAATCAG GAGGGTCCTGATTCTCCATCAGAAGGTGAGGGTGAAGGCGAAAGCTCTGACAGCCGCAGTGCCAACGAGGATGGCAGCAGTGACACTAAAGACATTGATCAGGACAACCGCAGCTCCTCCCCGAGCCTAGCTAGTCCCCTGCAAGCCAATGAAAGTGACTCAGACTCTCCAGCACCACCGCCTGCATCAGGCCCAACTACACAAACCCAGCCCCAGCCCCAGCAGCCTGCTGCAGCCCCCACAACACACACCCCATCTGAATCTCCACCATCTCCTCAGCCGACTCTGCCTACATTCTCATCCGCACCTTCCCCTGGAGTGCCTGCAACTAGTGTTACATCGAAGGCACCATCTATAGAGACAACCCAGGACGTTCCCTCTCCAACCCCTTTCAGAAGTGGCCCCAGGGCCCCCGATGCTCCCGTCTCTTACTCAAACTCCTCATCTCAACAGGTGCAGTGTCCAGGACAGGGGCAGTCATTCCCTGTGCCAGCCCATTATCAGCACAATTCAGGTCAGCTGCAAAATCCTTCATCCGGGGCAAATCAGCCGCCAGGATACACTTCCAGACCACTGCACCTTCAAAGAGAGagtcctcttcctcctcttcctgCTACAGCAACATCCCAAATCAAGCCCCCTCCGACCACTCCAATTCCACCTTCTCACAAACAGCCACCTCACCTTTCTGCACCTCCACCCCATTTCCTACAGATCCACCCTAATTTACCACCACCTCCCGCTCTGAAGCCACTAGCTTCCCTGCCCTCACAGCATTTGCCTTCCTCCCAGCCTCCTCCACTGCATGTAATTCCACAAAATAACCCCGCTCCGCCTTCAGTCCTAACTCAGGCACAGAGCCAGCAGGTTAAAAGTCACAGCAGTGCGCCCCCTCCGGCCGCAGCTAGTTCTCACCCACCACTCCCCCCGAATCGCCCTGCTCCTGAGTCTACTGCTTCATACCCTCTTTACACTTCTCCAATCTCTGTCCCGGCCCATCAGCCCTCCACATCCTCCTCAGCAAATACTCCTGTTGGCCAAGCTATTATTAAAGAGGAGCCAGTTGATGAGGAAGAGGAGTGTGATAGTCCGCCTCCTCCTCGCAGGAGTCCCTCTCCCGCACCGACAGTTGTGGACATTCCCAGTCACGCAAGTCAGTCAGCAAG ATTCATCAAACACCTCAACCGAGGCTACAACTCCTGCTCTCGCACAGACCTGTACTTCACCCCCTTGGCCTCCTCAAAACTGGCTAAAAAACGAGAGGAAGCTGCTGAACGCTCCAGGAGAGAAGCAGAGCTCAGCGCTCGACAAGGACGGGAGAGAGAAAGGGAAAGAGAGCGAGAgcgggagagagaaagagagcgggagcgagagcgagagagagactcTGATAAAGCCTCT CGTGCTTCAAGCTCATCCCACGATGGCCGCATAAGTGAGCACATTCTTGCTGCCCACGTGCAGCAAGGTcgtccatcatttgaaccacctCCGCCCACCACTGTAGCTGCTGTTCCTCCTTATCTTGGTCCTGACACTCCAGCCCTGCGCACGCTCAGCGAGTACGCCCGGCCACATGTCATGTCACCCACCAACCGCAACCATCCCTTCTTCATGCCCTTGGGCCCAGGTGAGCACCTGCTAGCTTATCACATGCCTGGGCTCTACGCAGCAGACCCAGCCCTCAGAGAGCGGGAACTTCGTGAGCTCCGAGAGCGAGAGATCAGAGAAAGAATGAAGCCCGGATTTGAGGTGAAGCCGCCAGAGCTGGAGAACCCACTTCATCCATCAGCAAATCCTATGGAGCACTTTGCTCGGCATGGTGCCCTGCCTCTGCCTCATGTGGCTGGCCCTCACCATTTCGCCCAGTTCCACCCAGCCATGGAGCGCAATGTAGCAGCTCCACCTCGACCAGAAATCAGCTATGCTGAGCGTTTGACGGCTGAAAGGCTCCATGCTGAAAGGATGGCCTCTGTTGCTGCTGGTGACCCTGTTGCACGGCTTCAGATGCTCAATGTTACACCGCACCACCACCagcactcacacatacactcccaTCTTCATCTGCACCAACAGGACCCTCTCAACCAAG GCCAAGGGCCTCATCCCCTAGTGGACCCATTGGCTGCTGGCCCTCCACTGGCACGTTTCCCTTACCCTCCCGGTGCCATCACTAACCCCCTACTCA GAGCACCATTCCCCAGAGAGTTACCAGGCCCACTGGCTCCGATGTCAGCTGCGCATCAGTTGCAAGCGATGCAGGCACAGTCGGCCGAGCTGCAGAGGCTGGCACTGGAGCAGCAGTGGCTACACGGACATGCACACTTACACAGCGCTCCTCTCCCCAGCCAAGAGGACTACTACAG CCGTCTGAAGAAAGAAGGAGACAAGCAGTCCTGA
- the rereb gene encoding arginine-glutamic acid dipeptide repeats protein isoform X1: protein MDDLFSPRRQLNSTQGEIRVGPSHQAKLPELQPPPAHSTESVTENEDLVWAPGVNDCDLLMYLRAARSMAAFAGMCDGGSTEDGCLAASRDDTTLNALNTLHESQYDAAKALQCLVKKPVPKLIEKCWSEDEVKRFIKGLRQYGKNFFKIRKDLLPSKKTGELITFYYYWKKTPEAVAARPHRQQRRQPVSRKVKTRNATAAANATSRTSSMELSSASEDDLDSEDSEQGGKRQACSHCLSTNSKDWHHGGRDNVLLCSSCHSHFSKHRRLPPVPKPADPPYLFKPVKEEEEESRHGMKTRRSRVPPHMASLRSGRNRPTGSPERGISPPSEDVRPNGQSSRASSTTMTTRASSSDIKNGVAGKTNKKMKVEASVVKGVKRQRESAAPDADEPERKNMKRPKNQEGPDSPSEGEGEGESSDSRSANEDGSSDTKDIDQDNRSSSPSLASPLQANESDSDSPAPPPASGPTTQTQPQPQQPAAAPTTHTPSESPPSPQPTLPTFSSAPSPGVPATSVTSKAPSIETTQDVPSPTPFRSGPRAPDAPVSYSNSSSQQVQCPGQGQSFPVPAHYQHNSGQLQNPSSGANQPPGYTSRPLHLQRESPLPPLPATATSQIKPPPTTPIPPSHKQPPHLSAPPPHFLQIHPNLPPPPALKPLASLPSQHLPSSQPPPLHVIPQNNPAPPSVLTQAQSQQVKSHSSAPPPAAASSHPPLPPNRPAPESTASYPLYTSPISVPAHQPSTSSSANTPVGQAIIKEEPVDEEEECDSPPPPRRSPSPAPTVVDIPSHASQSARFIKHLNRGYNSCSRTDLYFTPLASSKLAKKREEAAERSRREAELSARQGRERERERERERERERERERERERDSDKASRASSSSHDGRISEHILAAHVQQGRPSFEPPPPTTVAAVPPYLGPDTPALRTLSEYARPHVMSPTNRNHPFFMPLGPGEHLLAYHMPGLYAADPALRERELRELREREIRERMKPGFEVKPPELENPLHPSANPMEHFARHGALPLPHVAGPHHFAQFHPAMERNVAAPPRPEISYAERLTAERLHAERMASVAAGDPVARLQMLNVTPHHHQHSHIHSHLHLHQQDPLNQGQGPHPLVDPLAAGPPLARFPYPPGAITNPLLSELPHEHEMLRHPLFGAPFPRELPGPLAPMSAAHQLQAMQAQSAELQRLALEQQWLHGHAHLHSAPLPSQEDYYSRLKKEGDKQS, encoded by the exons GCCAAGCTCCCAGAATTACAGCCGCCTCCTGCTCACAGTACAGAGTCGGTCACAGAAAATGAGGATCTGGTTTGGGCACCTGGGGTCAATGACTGTGACCTTCTCATGTATCTGCGGGCTGCCAG GAGCATGGCGGCTTTTGCAGGGATGTGTGATGGAGGTTCAACAGAAGATGGTTGTCTAGCAGCTTCACGAGATGATACCACTTTGAATGCTTTAAATACG CTTCATGAAAGCCAATACGACGCAGCCAAAGCACTGCAGTGCCTGGTGAAGAAACCTGTTCCAAAGCTTATTGAGAAATGCTGGTCTGAAGATGAAGTG AAACGGTTTATCAAAGGACTCAGACAGTACGGCAAAAACTTCTTCAAGATTCGTAAGGATCTACTGCCTAGTAAGAAAACG GGTGAGCTGATCACATTTTACTACTACTGGAAGAAAACTCCAGAAGCTGTGGCGGCACGACCTCACCGTCAGCAAAGAAGACAGCCAGTGTCTCGCAAAGTGAAAACTCGCAATGCAACAGCTGCAGCCAATGCAACATCTCGCACTTCTTCCA TGGAGCTCAGTTCGGCCAGTGAAGATGATCTGGACAGTGAGGATAGTGAGCAGGGTGGCAAACGTCAAGCTTGCAGTCACTGTCTATCCACTA ACTCCAAAGACTGGCATCATGGAGGAAGAGATAATGTCTTGCTGTGCTCTAGCTGTCACTCTCACTTCAGCAAACATCGGCGTCTGCCACCTGTTCCCAAACCAGCAGACCCACCCTATCTCTTCAAACCCGTcaaagaagaggaagaggaaagcAGGCATGGCATGAAGACCCGCCGCAGCCGCGTGCCCCCACAT ATGGCATCTCTTCGAAGCGGGCGCAACAGGCCGACCGGAAGTCCCGAGAGGGGCATTTCTCCGCCCTCTGAGGATGTGCGGCCTAATGGTCAGTCCTCTAGAGCCAGTTCCACTACAATGACAACCAGGGCGTCCAGCTCGGATATCAAGAATGGAGTTGCTGGCAAGACCAACAAG aagatGAAAGTAGAGGCATCTGTAGTAAAGGGTGTGAAAAGACAGAGAGAGTCAGCTGCTCCAGATGCTGACGAACCTGAGAGGAAAAACATGAAACGACCAAAGAATCAG GAGGGTCCTGATTCTCCATCAGAAGGTGAGGGTGAAGGCGAAAGCTCTGACAGCCGCAGTGCCAACGAGGATGGCAGCAGTGACACTAAAGACATTGATCAGGACAACCGCAGCTCCTCCCCGAGCCTAGCTAGTCCCCTGCAAGCCAATGAAAGTGACTCAGACTCTCCAGCACCACCGCCTGCATCAGGCCCAACTACACAAACCCAGCCCCAGCCCCAGCAGCCTGCTGCAGCCCCCACAACACACACCCCATCTGAATCTCCACCATCTCCTCAGCCGACTCTGCCTACATTCTCATCCGCACCTTCCCCTGGAGTGCCTGCAACTAGTGTTACATCGAAGGCACCATCTATAGAGACAACCCAGGACGTTCCCTCTCCAACCCCTTTCAGAAGTGGCCCCAGGGCCCCCGATGCTCCCGTCTCTTACTCAAACTCCTCATCTCAACAGGTGCAGTGTCCAGGACAGGGGCAGTCATTCCCTGTGCCAGCCCATTATCAGCACAATTCAGGTCAGCTGCAAAATCCTTCATCCGGGGCAAATCAGCCGCCAGGATACACTTCCAGACCACTGCACCTTCAAAGAGAGagtcctcttcctcctcttcctgCTACAGCAACATCCCAAATCAAGCCCCCTCCGACCACTCCAATTCCACCTTCTCACAAACAGCCACCTCACCTTTCTGCACCTCCACCCCATTTCCTACAGATCCACCCTAATTTACCACCACCTCCCGCTCTGAAGCCACTAGCTTCCCTGCCCTCACAGCATTTGCCTTCCTCCCAGCCTCCTCCACTGCATGTAATTCCACAAAATAACCCCGCTCCGCCTTCAGTCCTAACTCAGGCACAGAGCCAGCAGGTTAAAAGTCACAGCAGTGCGCCCCCTCCGGCCGCAGCTAGTTCTCACCCACCACTCCCCCCGAATCGCCCTGCTCCTGAGTCTACTGCTTCATACCCTCTTTACACTTCTCCAATCTCTGTCCCGGCCCATCAGCCCTCCACATCCTCCTCAGCAAATACTCCTGTTGGCCAAGCTATTATTAAAGAGGAGCCAGTTGATGAGGAAGAGGAGTGTGATAGTCCGCCTCCTCCTCGCAGGAGTCCCTCTCCCGCACCGACAGTTGTGGACATTCCCAGTCACGCAAGTCAGTCAGCAAG ATTCATCAAACACCTCAACCGAGGCTACAACTCCTGCTCTCGCACAGACCTGTACTTCACCCCCTTGGCCTCCTCAAAACTGGCTAAAAAACGAGAGGAAGCTGCTGAACGCTCCAGGAGAGAAGCAGAGCTCAGCGCTCGACAAGGACGGGAGAGAGAAAGGGAAAGAGAGCGAGAgcgggagagagaaagagagcgggagcgagagcgagagagagactcTGATAAAGCCTCT CGTGCTTCAAGCTCATCCCACGATGGCCGCATAAGTGAGCACATTCTTGCTGCCCACGTGCAGCAAGGTcgtccatcatttgaaccacctCCGCCCACCACTGTAGCTGCTGTTCCTCCTTATCTTGGTCCTGACACTCCAGCCCTGCGCACGCTCAGCGAGTACGCCCGGCCACATGTCATGTCACCCACCAACCGCAACCATCCCTTCTTCATGCCCTTGGGCCCAGGTGAGCACCTGCTAGCTTATCACATGCCTGGGCTCTACGCAGCAGACCCAGCCCTCAGAGAGCGGGAACTTCGTGAGCTCCGAGAGCGAGAGATCAGAGAAAGAATGAAGCCCGGATTTGAGGTGAAGCCGCCAGAGCTGGAGAACCCACTTCATCCATCAGCAAATCCTATGGAGCACTTTGCTCGGCATGGTGCCCTGCCTCTGCCTCATGTGGCTGGCCCTCACCATTTCGCCCAGTTCCACCCAGCCATGGAGCGCAATGTAGCAGCTCCACCTCGACCAGAAATCAGCTATGCTGAGCGTTTGACGGCTGAAAGGCTCCATGCTGAAAGGATGGCCTCTGTTGCTGCTGGTGACCCTGTTGCACGGCTTCAGATGCTCAATGTTACACCGCACCACCACCagcactcacacatacactcccaTCTTCATCTGCACCAACAGGACCCTCTCAACCAAG GCCAAGGGCCTCATCCCCTAGTGGACCCATTGGCTGCTGGCCCTCCACTGGCACGTTTCCCTTACCCTCCCGGTGCCATCACTAACCCCCTACTCAGTGAGTTACCACATGAGCATGAAATGCTCCGCCACCCTCTGTTTG GAGCACCATTCCCCAGAGAGTTACCAGGCCCACTGGCTCCGATGTCAGCTGCGCATCAGTTGCAAGCGATGCAGGCACAGTCGGCCGAGCTGCAGAGGCTGGCACTGGAGCAGCAGTGGCTACACGGACATGCACACTTACACAGCGCTCCTCTCCCCAGCCAAGAGGACTACTACAG CCGTCTGAAGAAAGAAGGAGACAAGCAGTCCTGA